From Caldicellulosiruptor hydrothermalis 108, a single genomic window includes:
- a CDS encoding flagellar hook capping FlgD N-terminal domain-containing protein — protein sequence MADMMVSSNTNVSNSTQSLAASSAKNVLGKQEFLNLLVTQLRYQDPLKPMEDKEFVAQLAQFSALEQMQNLNESVELLKAQSMIGRYVVATSPQDASKLIEGRVDSIKIDGSKVYLKVNGTEVLSDNVKEVYHTYSEEILSSILNKVPSKEDLLEILSSLQKGE from the coding sequence ATGGCAGACATGATGGTAAGTAGTAACACAAATGTATCAAATTCTACCCAAAGTTTAGCTGCTTCATCGGCCAAAAACGTCCTTGGCAAACAGGAGTTTTTAAATCTTTTAGTTACACAGCTAAGGTACCAGGATCCGTTAAAACCAATGGAAGACAAAGAGTTTGTTGCCCAGCTTGCTCAGTTTTCTGCGCTTGAACAGATGCAAAACTTGAATGAGTCAGTTGAACTTTTAAAAGCCCAGAGCATGATAGGAAGATATGTTGTGGCAACAAGCCCACAAGATGCCTCAAAGCTAATTGAGGGAAGAGTTGATAGTATCAAGATAGACGGCAGCAAGGTATATTTGAAGGTAAACGGCACAGAAGTACTTTCTGATAATGTAAAAGAAGTTTATCACACCTACTCTGAGGAAATTTTGTCAAGCATTCTCAATAAAGTACCCTCAAAAGAAGACCTGCTTGAGATACTAAGCTCCTTGCAAAAGGGAGAATGA
- a CDS encoding TIGR02530 family flagellar biosynthesis protein, translated as MIVNNIRGITGGKHEGFVSTTPKQATESFAGILSSSLKISKHASERLKFQNINLDEATLGKLEEALKKAEQKGLKNDVLVLDGDRAYIVNIKNKVIVTVKDMSSLKDNIFTNIDGVLMI; from the coding sequence ATGATAGTAAATAATATAAGAGGTATTACTGGTGGGAAACATGAAGGTTTTGTCTCAACTACTCCAAAGCAAGCCACAGAAAGTTTTGCCGGTATTCTTTCCTCATCGCTCAAAATTTCAAAACACGCAAGTGAAAGGTTGAAATTTCAGAATATAAATTTGGATGAGGCTACTTTAGGAAAGCTTGAAGAGGCTTTGAAAAAGGCTGAGCAAAAAGGGCTTAAAAATGATGTACTGGTTTTAGATGGTGACAGGGCTTATATAGTAAATATTAAAAACAAGGTTATTGTGACTGTAAAAGATATGTCAAGCTTGAAAGATAACATATTCACAAACATTGATGGTGTGCTGATGATTTAA